The sequence GTTGAGGATGCGCCGTCAAGCTGGCGGCCACCGTGGTTAGAAACAATTAAAGCATCAGCACCGCTCTCAGCCGCTTTATGGGCGTCGTCTGCGTCAAGAATGCCTTTTAGAATGAGTGGGCCACCCCATTTATTCTTGATCCATTCCACATCTTGCCAATTTAATTTGGGGTCAAATTGTTCTGCCGTCCAAGCAGATAACGAGCTTAAATCACTGACGCCTTTAGCATGGCCATCAATATTGCGAAAAGTGCGCCTTTGAGTTTTAAGCATGTCAAAACACCATTTCGGGCGCATTGCCATTTGCATGATATGTTTTGGTGTAAAGCGCGGTGGTGCGGAAAGCCCATTGCGCAAATCCTTATGGCGTTGCCCTAATATCTGTAAATCTAATGTAAGCACCAAGGCGCTGCAATTGGCAGCTTTAGCGCGGTCAATTAAATTGGTAACAAAATCACGATCGCGCATAACATAAAGCTGAAACCAAAAGGGTTTTGTTGTGGAAGATCGCACATCCTCAATCGAACAAATACTCATAGTTGATAGGGTAAAAGGCACGCCAAATTCTTCAGCCGCTTGTGCAGCAAGAATCTCACCATCGGCATGCTGCATGCCACAAAGACCCGTTGGCGCAAGGGCAACCGGCATGGC comes from Bartonella sp. HY038 and encodes:
- a CDS encoding alpha-hydroxy acid oxidase encodes the protein MRQLLDIADLKKAAKRRVPKMFFDYADSGAWTESTYRANENDFKQIKLRQKVLVDMTGRSLQSEMIGQKVAMPVALAPTGLCGMQHADGEILAAQAAEEFGVPFTLSTMSICSIEDVRSSTTKPFWFQLYVMRDRDFVTNLIDRAKAANCSALVLTLDLQILGQRHKDLRNGLSAPPRFTPKHIMQMAMRPKWCFDMLKTQRRTFRNIDGHAKGVSDLSSLSAWTAEQFDPKLNWQDVEWIKNKWGGPLILKGILDADDAHKAAESGADALIVSNHGGRQLDGASSTISILPEIINAVGSKIEVHLDGGIRSGQDVLKALALGAKGTYIGRPFLYGLGANGKQGVRQVLDIIAKELDITMALCGKQKVTDLDESVIYKPQISS